One window of Corallococcus silvisoli genomic DNA carries:
- a CDS encoding tetratricopeptide repeat protein, translating into MTTESKATVSNDNAKPLSGPEMLERATEGFNLFQEGHFSESLSLFEKLASMDPTEAYFQTALGACHLALEDLDTAVACFNRAIELDPTDITPFVNRGEAFLRQGRVSDAARDFQHAVSLDPEDQDPLSRRARMLAAAALESSDEASESEAPDDRS; encoded by the coding sequence ATGACGACTGAATCCAAGGCCACGGTGTCGAACGACAACGCGAAGCCCCTGTCTGGCCCGGAGATGCTCGAGCGGGCCACGGAGGGCTTCAACCTTTTCCAGGAGGGACACTTCAGCGAATCGCTGAGCCTCTTTGAGAAGCTCGCGTCGATGGACCCGACCGAGGCCTACTTCCAGACCGCCCTGGGCGCCTGCCACCTGGCGCTGGAGGACCTGGACACCGCGGTGGCGTGCTTCAACCGCGCCATCGAGTTGGACCCCACCGACATCACCCCCTTCGTCAACCGGGGCGAAGCCTTCCTTCGCCAGGGCCGGGTCTCCGACGCGGCCCGTGACTTCCAGCATGCCGTGTCGCTGGACCCCGAGGACCAGGATCCCCTGAGCCGTCGTGCGCGCATGCTCGCCGCCGCGGCCCTGGAGAGCTCGGACGAGGCTTCGGAATCCGAAGCCCCCGACGACCGCTCGTAG